AAGTTGGCGCTGCTTTTGCCACTGCCGGTAGTGAGACTGGTGGTAAGGAAACCACAATGTTTTCTATCATTCAGGCCATGATGATCTATGGGATGATAATTGTTGGTGATCCCATGAGTGCTACCGGTCATTATGGTATTGCCTGCGTTGGCGCTCCGGATGAAAAAACCAAAGAAAACGGCAGGTTGTTAGGACAACGGGTTGCTGAAGTAGCCAAGAAACTGGCTAGCGATTAAATTGGAGCCTGGATAAATTTTTGTTTGAAGATGTGTCTGTACGACCTGTTAAATCCCGCCTTTGGCGGGATTTTTGGTTTTTGATTTATTTTTTTCAGTTCAAACTTTGAGATTGCTTCGCTCCACTTTGCTTAAGCTCGCAATGACAGGGCCGAGATTGTCATTGCGAGGGCAGCGAAGCTGCCCGTGGCAATCTCACCCATTATCTGAAAATTTCTGGCGCAAAATCTACTTTTATTCCAATGTGTTTAATGTAAAACTAAATTGAAAATCACTCAACTTATTATCGGATACACTCACGTTTTTTTATCGTCATAATAAAATCTTTTTGCTCTACGGATTCAAGTCGAGAGATGATAAATATATCTATTTTATATTGATGAAACAGGCAATTTAGATCCAGAACTGGAAGTAATAAGACCAGACGGTTCCAAAGTTGAAAAAGACTGGCTTTATGTGCTTACTGCTTTTGGTATTTTTGAGCACAAATGGAAGAGATTTTATCATTCTATCATTGCTAAAAAAAAGAGCTTGATTGAAGCTATTCGGCTACGGCATGGGAAGTTGCTAGATTTAGTTGACTGTGAAGTGAAATCAAACTGGATCAGAATATCATCTGAACGTAATTGTCATCATTTTCTTTCATTGCTTTTACAGACAGAATTGTCCGTGGTGAAACAACTGCTATGATTACATTTTATCGAGATCAACTTTATGAGGAAGTTTGGACTGAACCTATTACCAGGTTAGCACAGAAATATGGCATATCTGATGTAGGTCTCTTAAAAATTACTAAAAAACTTAACATTCCAACTCCACCAAGAGGATATTGGGCAAAAGTCAGATATGGGAAAAGAGTTAAACGTATACCTCTGCCTCCACTTAGACATGGCGTGCCCGATACTTACACTTTTCACCCTCAGCCCTATTCTAACAGAACATCGTTATTTAGATGTTAATGTTTGATTACTGATAGTTAATTTTTAAAGAGAGGTTGTAGCTTTTTAAATAATAAAATAGACTTGGTGATTTTTGCCTGATTTTAAGAAGTCTACTTTATAAAATATGAAAATATGCCTATTTTATAAAAGTTGACTTTTGATTTTTATCAAGGAAAAATAATTTTCAATCTGCAATCATGGAAACGGAGATTATGATCCTGGAATATTTCAAAAAAAAGCAGCTAAGACTGTTAAATTCTGTTCCTTTAAAGTTTACCCGCAAACAATATATGAAAAAAATAGCTGCTAGGGAGAGGTTAATCGGTTTGCTTGGCGCATCGGTTCTATTGTCACAGGAGATGTAAAATGGAAGAATTGATCAAAAAAGAAGTAGAAATCTGGGCAGGGCTGCTGGGTAATTTTACACAGAAAGAACTTGTAGAATTAGTACATCAATATTTATTGCAGCACAATAAAAAAATATCGGAAAATAAGGTCAGGACAGTAGTTAAGGCTATGTTAAAAGCTCATGGCCTTAGTTATATGTCTAAATATCAGGGTTATAAATTTCCTGATAACCAATCTATAAGAATTTTAGCCAGAATTTCGCATGGAGAACTTGAAGAACATTTAATGTTTTATTTTGAAACTTTTTCTTATGATGATAATGTAGAGCAGATGTATGGTAGGGCTTATTTTTTTCTTATTAAGAAAAACATTTCTTCTATGCTTGTACCTTTTATTTATGACATAGAAAAGTATTATCATAATGAATTTATGTATTATGCTATTAAATTAGGTTATGGTCTTTTAGATGATCATGAGCTTGTTAATTATATGCTTCCTGAATGGGTATATCTGGTGGGAGAGGAATTATTTTTTTACGCTCTATTTGGAGATGATGATAAAATATTTAAGTGGTATGAAGCTGTTCAGCAAAGGACACATAAAAATGAAGCGCTTATCTGGCTGTTATGTCAGATTGCGTTTTTTAATCTTGATCTGGAAAAACTGGACTTATTTGTAATGGAGCTTTCTACGTTATGGAGAAAGTTATGTATAAAAACATTACTTTTATTTTATAAAAATGAGCCGTGGCAGGAAATGTATAAGATGACTGAAGAGGAATATTGCAGAGTTACTAATAAACGAACGTTTACGCCTGACGGCCCTCTTGCCCTGCTTGTGCCATTTATGTTGTGGTCAACTGAAGATTTTGCAATGAGGAAAAAAGCAAGATTGATGTGGCAGCGTATAAGAAAAGAAAAGTTTTCTTTTACCTGGGATGAGATGAATGCCTTTCATGCCCTGCTGGAGAATAATCTGGGAAATATGTATTTTTCTTTATTTTATGGAGGCTATGTAAATTATTCTACTGCTGTTCTTATTTTTTTGACCTGGTATTTTTTTTACGAATATGAAGACTTCATGGATTTAAAAAAGGATAAGAAATGCAAGGCCTTTGCTAAATATATGCTTTCCAAAGCCATTGAATTGGAGAAAAAAGGGGCTAAACTCTGGGCTCTGGAAATTTTTGCCTTTCTGGCAAAGGGTTTTAAAAATACTCGCTCTCAATCCAGCTTGAGAAGGTTTACCAGAAGTACAGAATTTTATCCTCTGTGGGGGCGATTTAGAGAAAAGGAAACATGGGAAATCAAACTCAGTAGTCTAGAAAAGTATGTAAATGAGCATTTAAATCTTGAGGAAAAAAAGAAATTCAGGCTGGTCTGGTTTTTAAGATTTATGGAAGATAGCATTGGTATCACGCCCAAAGAGCAGAAACTCAGAGCCAATGGGACATGGAGTGATGGTAGAAGTGTAAGTTTAAAAAAATTATATGAAGGGCAATATAAATTATTGTCTGAACATGACAGGGCTGTTGTAAAGTGCATTAAATATTCGCCTGTTCATAGGACATGGAATTCCAGTAAGAATTATGTTGTTACACAGGATATTATGTTTGCCCTGATAGGTCATCCTTATGTTTTTGATGAAGATACACGCGAACAACTGGATGTAGTGGAGGGTAAGGTCAGGTTAAGTGTTACAACAGACAATAATAATGATTTAAAGATTACATTGGATCCTTTTTTTGTGCCAGATTCAGAAAAAAAATTCCATCTGGTTAAAGAAGGCAATAAAGTAAGAGTCTATAAACTGGATAAAGAATTACATGCTATTGTTCAAATTCTTGGTAAAAATGGCGTTAAAGTTCCTGCAAAAGAAAAGGCAAGGATTCAAAATCTCTTAAAGGCCCTATCTCATAAATTTCCAGTTGAGGGCACATCCATTGTTCCTGCCAGAGAAGTTCCTCCAGACACCACCATTAATCTTATTTTAAAGCCTTTAAAAGAAGGGCTATTACTGACTGTTAGAGTATTTCCTCTGGGCGAGCAAGGGCCTCGTTATATTCCCGGGGATGGGCCTGAATATGTAAGTGCTGTAATCCAGGAAGAAAACCTCAAGACCCAGCGGCAGCTAACCAGGGAAAATGAATTATTTTCCCATTTATTAAACGGGCTTTTTGAAATAGATGGCTTAGAAGCCAGACAGAGTGCTGAATGGCACGCACCTGATCTTGTTTGCGCCCTGAATTTGCTGGAATTTTTAGAAGGCCTGGACCAAAAGGATTACAGGCTTCTCTGGCCTGAGGGCAAATCTTTTAATCTGGTTCATATGGATAAAGAGATTGACCTTAACCTTTCTCAAGGCAAAGACTGGTTTACAGTAGATGGCGAGGTGAAAATAGAAAATAAAAATATTTCCCTGCCTAAACTTCTGAGTCAGATTAACAAGCAAAAAAACAGGTTTTTGCCGCTGGATAAAGGAAAGTTTCTGGTCTTAAAAGAGCGAGTTTTCAGACAGTTAAATGAACTGGCAGAAATAGCAGAGATTAAAGCTAATAGCATCAGGCTTTCACCCTTAAGGACCCTTGTTTTGTGGGAGTCTGGTTGGCGCATGCAGGAAGATAAAGAAGTGCAGGAGTTTAAAAAGAAGATAAATGATGCCTTTAATCTGGATCCAGAAGTGCCGCGTACCTTAAAAAATATTTTAAGGCCCTATCAGGTAGAGGGGTTTAAGTGGATGAGAAGGCTTTATGAGGCTGGCCTGGGTGCTTGCCTGGCAGATGACATGGGGCTTGGCAAAACCCTGCAAAGCCTTAGCCTGCTTTTGGCAATTGCTGATAACGGGCCTTCCCTTATTGTAGCGCCTGCCTCGGTTCTTTCTGTGTGGGAGGATGAGATAAATCGGTTTACGCCTGAATTGAAATCAATATCTCTTGCACCTATAAAAGATAGAAAAGATGTCTTAAAAAAACTTAAGCCATATCAGGTTGTGCTTGTCTCTTATGGCCTTCTTCAACAGCGCGAAACAGCTTCGCTTTTAAAAGAAAAGTCCTGGAGTATGGTAGTGCTTGACGAGGCCCAGCAGATAAAAAATTATCGCGCCATCAGGGCCAAAAGCGCTTTTGGCCTGCAAGCCAGGTTTAGATTGGCTACAACAGGGACGCCTCTTGAAAATCGCCTGGAAGAGCTGTGGACGATTTTTCGTTTTTTAAACCCTGGTCTTTTAGGCTCTCTGGAAGACTTTCGCAGGCGATTTGTCACTCCCATTGAAAAGGAACAACAAACAGGGGTAAAAAAGAGGCTGAAAAGACTTATTGGGCCTTTTATTTTAAGGCGTACAAAAGCTGAAGTTCTGACAGAACTGCCGCCCAGAACTGAAAGCGTGCTTTATCTGGATTTTTCACCAGAAGAGGCAGCCCTGTATGAGGCTGTCCGCCAGGAGGCACTAACCGAGCTGGAAGGGGCAAAGGCTGAAGTTGTGCGCTTTAAGATCCTGCAATATTTAACCAAACTTAGGCTGCTGTGCTGCAGTCCAAAACTTTTAGGAGCAGCAGAAGATGCACCTGAAACAAAAGTAACAGCACTGCTGGAACTTCTGGATGAACTGGTAAGCGCTGGACATCGTATTCTGGTTTTCAGTCAGTTTGTGCAATTCTTAAAGAGGATAGAGCAGGGCATGCAGGAAAAAGGATGGTCATGGCTTTATCTTGATGGGAGTGTGCCAACAGCAGAAATGGCAAAAAGGGTAAAAACATTTCAGGAAGGCAAGGCATCTGTTTTTCTTATTTCCCTGCGCGCTGGTGGTTTTGGGCTGAATTTAACTGCTGCATCTTATGTGGTGCTTGCTGATCCCTGGTGGAATCCAGCAGTGGAGGCCCAGGCTGCTGACAGGGTTCACCGCCCTGGCCAGACCCAGCCTGTTACTATTTATCGTTTGATTGTTAAAAATACTGTGGAAGAAAAAGTGAGAGTGCTTCAACAGGAAAAGACCCAGCGCCTGGAAGAAATCCTGGAAGGCACATCAAGTCCTGCTGCCCTGTCATTGGATGAATGGGTTGAGCTTTTGAAATGAGTGGGTAGTGGGTGGATGCTAGATGACAGGATAAGAGAAGAATTTAATGGGACAGGAGGAATTCAGTAGGAGCTAAGAATCCTCACTGATCGGGGAACTGAGTTTTGTGGAAAACCAGATACTCACGATTACCAGCTATTTTTGGCTCTAAATGATATCGAACACACAAAAACAAAAGCTAAAAGTCCGCAAACAAATGGTATATGTGAACGGTTCCACAAAACCATTCTGGACGAATTCTATAAGATCGCTTTTAGAAAGAAAATATACTTATCTATTGAAGAGTTACAAAAAGACCTGGACAATTGGCTAGATTATTATAATACAAAACGTCCTCATCAAGGCAAAAGATGTCAAGGCAGAACTCCTATGGAAACATTCCTGGAAAACTTACCATTGGCAAAACAAAAATTAATAGATATGCAGTACGAGACATCTGACAACCTTAACTAAATCTTACAACTGCAAGAAAGGATAACCACTGTCAGATTTTGTTTTTGACTAGTACATTTTATATCAACAAATTTCTCCTGTCCCCTTCTTTTAATAGCCACGGCTTGCTTCACGGTCAAAAGATAGGGCATCATTTGTTTCATAGAAAATGCAGGGCTTTGACCTTCATAATAGCTTTGCTCAATAAGAGAAAGTTGAGTTTTGTTAGATATAGCGATGGTGGATCTGGCATTGACGGATCCACCAAACGCATATTTAAAAAAAAAATGACGTTAAAAACCTTAACGTTTATTTCTGACGAAATATTATTTTGTACTTAAAGGTTTCCGGACTAAGCCAATCTAAAGGGTTACCATTCACTTCAGCATATGGGTAGCCAAAATTGTTTAAGGCCAGCCCTGTTTGAGGAGGATTGAGCCTCAGATCTCTCCCTACAGCTAATTTTATCCGATAAGGATCCCAGGCACCCCAGAAATAACGGCGCCATTTTTTAGTCTCAGGATCTTTAAGGGTGAGGTTATGTTTGAGCATCATTTTGCGTACATCAGCCGGATCTACTGGCACCCAGCCATAGCCAGGTAAATAGAATTCAGCCCAGCAATGTTGCCATTTGGTAATATCTACCACTGGTTTTTTACCCATTCTGATTCCAAAAATCTCACGAGCAGGTACACCGGCTGCCCTGCAAAGGGCTACAAATACTGAATGGATATCTGTACATTTGCCTCCACGGCATTTTAAAAGTTTAAGCACATCTCCTGAACCGCATCCTTTGACATTAGGATCACGATACATATTTTCGCAAGTCCAGTCATAGATTGCCTTAGCTTTGGCCAGTACCGTTGTTTTGCCTCTGGTAATTTTTTTTGCCAGAGTACGTACTGGATCATCTATAGGACCAAGTGAAGTTGGTAAAAGCCAGGGTTTATAATCAGCAGGATTCCAGCAAGACTCATTGGCAGGAAAATTTCGACGTACAACTTCAATACGCTCGGCATCGAAGCGCAATGTTAACTTACGAGATTGTGTCCCTGGTTTCCAGCGTGCATAAAGTATAGGGGTCTGAAACTTTTTATCACTGTAAACTCCTGATTCAGTATAGTCTCCTTCTACTGTTATATTTTTTATGGTTTGATACTCGGAAGAAATGGGATACGGTATCCAGAGTTTTACTTCTTTGTTAGCTGGATGCGATGAGAGATCGAACTCCATTGTTATAGTACCATGCACTGATTTGGGAAA
The sequence above is a segment of the Desulfovulcanus ferrireducens genome. Coding sequences within it:
- a CDS encoding DEAD/DEAH box helicase, whose product is MEELIKKEVEIWAGLLGNFTQKELVELVHQYLLQHNKKISENKVRTVVKAMLKAHGLSYMSKYQGYKFPDNQSIRILARISHGELEEHLMFYFETFSYDDNVEQMYGRAYFFLIKKNISSMLVPFIYDIEKYYHNEFMYYAIKLGYGLLDDHELVNYMLPEWVYLVGEELFFYALFGDDDKIFKWYEAVQQRTHKNEALIWLLCQIAFFNLDLEKLDLFVMELSTLWRKLCIKTLLLFYKNEPWQEMYKMTEEEYCRVTNKRTFTPDGPLALLVPFMLWSTEDFAMRKKARLMWQRIRKEKFSFTWDEMNAFHALLENNLGNMYFSLFYGGYVNYSTAVLIFLTWYFFYEYEDFMDLKKDKKCKAFAKYMLSKAIELEKKGAKLWALEIFAFLAKGFKNTRSQSSLRRFTRSTEFYPLWGRFREKETWEIKLSSLEKYVNEHLNLEEKKKFRLVWFLRFMEDSIGITPKEQKLRANGTWSDGRSVSLKKLYEGQYKLLSEHDRAVVKCIKYSPVHRTWNSSKNYVVTQDIMFALIGHPYVFDEDTREQLDVVEGKVRLSVTTDNNNDLKITLDPFFVPDSEKKFHLVKEGNKVRVYKLDKELHAIVQILGKNGVKVPAKEKARIQNLLKALSHKFPVEGTSIVPAREVPPDTTINLILKPLKEGLLLTVRVFPLGEQGPRYIPGDGPEYVSAVIQEENLKTQRQLTRENELFSHLLNGLFEIDGLEARQSAEWHAPDLVCALNLLEFLEGLDQKDYRLLWPEGKSFNLVHMDKEIDLNLSQGKDWFTVDGEVKIENKNISLPKLLSQINKQKNRFLPLDKGKFLVLKERVFRQLNELAEIAEIKANSIRLSPLRTLVLWESGWRMQEDKEVQEFKKKINDAFNLDPEVPRTLKNILRPYQVEGFKWMRRLYEAGLGACLADDMGLGKTLQSLSLLLAIADNGPSLIVAPASVLSVWEDEINRFTPELKSISLAPIKDRKDVLKKLKPYQVVLVSYGLLQQRETASLLKEKSWSMVVLDEAQQIKNYRAIRAKSAFGLQARFRLATTGTPLENRLEELWTIFRFLNPGLLGSLEDFRRRFVTPIEKEQQTGVKKRLKRLIGPFILRRTKAEVLTELPPRTESVLYLDFSPEEAALYEAVRQEALTELEGAKAEVVRFKILQYLTKLRLLCCSPKLLGAAEDAPETKVTALLELLDELVSAGHRILVFSQFVQFLKRIEQGMQEKGWSWLYLDGSVPTAEMAKRVKTFQEGKASVFLISLRAGGFGLNLTAASYVVLADPWWNPAVEAQAADRVHRPGQTQPVTIYRLIVKNTVEEKVRVLQQEKTQRLEEILEGTSSPAALSLDEWVELLK
- a CDS encoding transglutaminase-like domain-containing protein, with amino-acid sequence MKRLVIFMVLLLGIVIGSNAFAFPKSVHGTITMEFDLSSHPANKEVKLWIPYPISSEYQTIKNITVEGDYTESGVYSDKKFQTPILYARWKPGTQSRKLTLRFDAERIEVVRRNFPANESCWNPADYKPWLLPTSLGPIDDPVRTLAKKITRGKTTVLAKAKAIYDWTCENMYRDPNVKGCGSGDVLKLLKCRGGKCTDIHSVFVALCRAAGVPAREIFGIRMGKKPVVDITKWQHCWAEFYLPGYGWVPVDPADVRKMMLKHNLTLKDPETKKWRRYFWGAWDPYRIKLAVGRDLRLNPPQTGLALNNFGYPYAEVNGNPLDWLSPETFKYKIIFRQK